In Spirochaetota bacterium, the following are encoded in one genomic region:
- a CDS encoding amidohydrolase family protein has protein sequence MTIFDGHTHLGLGFEPDNLIVSMEKYNITLALVSIISDDLDTKANNEMVQLAKKHKQLRGLAWCNPINKKNSAQEIEHFFRDGKLIGMKFHPSLNMYSVTDPSVEPYMELCVQYDIPAQFHTQPDEYCNPNLMLKLALRHPQVKIIMVHMNLGNKGSDNDVAIDAAKNASNLLLDTTWVPSEKVIKAVKGIGKDRIIFGTDAPVGNYYRFGDYEHYDHYFLFNAIPFQEPPFISYLQKRLSPDEYDHVMYLNAKRIYHL, from the coding sequence ATGACAATATTTGATGGACACACTCATCTAGGATTGGGGTTTGAGCCTGATAATCTAATTGTATCCATGGAAAAATATAACATTACTCTTGCCTTAGTATCAATTATCAGTGATGACCTTGATACTAAGGCTAATAATGAGATGGTTCAACTAGCAAAGAAACATAAGCAATTAAGGGGATTGGCTTGGTGTAATCCTATAAATAAAAAAAACAGCGCCCAAGAAATTGAACATTTTTTCAGAGATGGAAAACTGATAGGCATGAAATTTCATCCCTCATTAAATATGTACAGCGTAACCGATCCTAGCGTAGAGCCATACATGGAGCTTTGTGTTCAATATGATATCCCCGCCCAGTTCCACACTCAACCAGATGAGTACTGCAATCCTAACCTTATGCTAAAATTGGCACTGAGACATCCTCAGGTAAAAATCATCATGGTGCATATGAATCTTGGGAATAAGGGGAGTGATAATGATGTTGCCATTGATGCAGCGAAAAATGCCTCAAATCTATTATTAGATACCACCTGGGTCCCATCTGAAAAGGTGATCAAGGCTGTAAAGGGGATAGGAAAGGATAGAATAATATTCGGCACTGATGCGCCTGTAGGCAATTATTATAGATTCGGAGATTATGAGCATTATGATCATTATTTCCTCTTCAATGCTATCCCTTTCCAAGAACCCCCATTTATATCCTATCTACAGAAGAGGTTGAGCCCGGATGAATATGATCATGTTATGTATCTGAATGCCAAGAGGATTTATCATCTTTGA